Proteins encoded in a region of the Tripterygium wilfordii isolate XIE 37 chromosome 21, ASM1340144v1, whole genome shotgun sequence genome:
- the LOC119988898 gene encoding metacaspase-4-like: MAKKAVLIGINYPGTKAELKGCINDVQRMYRCLVDRYGFNESDVNVLIDTDDSYTQPTGKNIRKALADLLRSAEPGDILFVHYSGHGTRLPAETGDDDDTGYDECIVPCDMNLITDDDFRELVDQIPEGCQMTIVSDSCHSGGLIDEAKEQIGESTKSAEDESDSGSGFGFKTFLRSTVEGAFESRGIHIPSGLRRHHRRDEEDVDDRAVEEEYGERGYVKSRSLPLSTLIEILKQKTGKEDIDVGKLRPSLFDIFGDDSSPKVKKFMKVILNKLQHGDGESGGGGLLGMVGSLAQEFLKQKLENDDGYVKPALETEVGSKQEVYAGAAKRSLPDGGILISGCQTDQTSADASPGGNSSEAYGALSNAIQTILAEADGTVTNQELVLKTRRVLKTQGFSQRPGLYCSDHHVDAGFIC, from the exons ATGGCGAAGAAGGCGGTATTGATTGGCATCAACTACCCGGGAACCAAGGCGGAGCTCAAGGGATGCATCAACGACGTCCAGCGGATGTACCGCTGCCTCGTCGACCGGTACGGCTTCAATGAGTCCGATGTAAACGTCCTCATCGACACCGATGATTCCTACACGCAGCCAACGGGGAAGAACATCCGGAAGGCACTGGCTGATCTCTTGCGATCGGCGGAGCCAGGGGACATTCTGTTTGTTCACTACAGTGGACACGGCACTCGACTCCCGGCCGAGACTGGAGACGATGATGATACTGGTTATGATGAGTGTATTGTGCCTTGTGATATGAATCTCATCACTG ATGATGATTTCAGGGAACTTGTGGATCAGATCCCTGAAGGGTGTCAGATGACCATTGTCTCTGATTCATGTCATAGTGGTGGTCTCATTGATGAGGCTAAAGAGCAGATTGGGGAGAGCACAAAGAGTGCTGAGGATGAATCAGATTCTGGTTCTGGATTTGGGTTTAAAACCTTCTTGCGGAGTACTGTGGAAGGTGCATTTGAATCTCGAGGTATTCACATCCCTTCTGGACTTCGCCGTCACCACCGTAGAGATGAGGAAGATGTTGATGACAGGGCTGTAGAAGAAGAATATGGTGAGCGGGGTTATGTGAAAAGTAGATCTCTACCTCTCTCAACTCTCATAGAAATACTCAAGCAGAAAACTGGTAAAGAAGACATTGATGTTGGGAAGCTGAGACCATCCCTTTTCGACATCTTTGGTGACGATTCCAGTCCTAAGGTGAAGAAGTTCATGAAGGTCATTCTGAACAAACTCCAGCATGGCGATGGTGAAAGTGGGGGTGGTGGGCTTTTGGGAATGGTTGGCAGTTTGGCTCAAGAGTTTCTCAAACAGAAGCTGGAGAATGATGACGGGTATGTAAAACCTGCGCTGGAGACAGAAGTTGGTAGCAAGCAAGAAGTTTATGCTGGAGCAGCCAAGCGCTCCCTCCCAGATGGAGGAATTTTGATTAGCGGCTGCCAAACCGATCAAACTTCTGCTGATGCCAGTCCAGGAGGAAATTCCAGTGAAGCTTATGGGGCACTTAGCAATGCCATCCAGACAATACTCGCCGAGGCAGACGGTACAGTTACTAATCAGGAGCTGGTTTTGAAGACTCGGAGGGTGCTCAAAACTCAAGGTTTTTCTCAACGACCTGGCCTCTATTGCAGTGACCATCATGTTGATGCTGGTTTTATTTGCTGA
- the LOC119988899 gene encoding protein FORGETTER 1-like has translation MTQQPSVPPLSLPPPSPVAQGVQVRCAGCRMILTVGPGLTEFVCPTCQLPQMLPPELMNRVHQHHLDNHQQPQPPSKAPPPQAHGIDPTKMQLPCANCKAILNVPHGLARFNCPQCNVELAVDLSKIKQMFPPRPPIEEVNEVAIEVEREEDEGGMAGETFMDYRPPKLSIGPSHPDPVVETSSLSAVQPPEPTYDLKIRDDLESSNALSCLQIETLVYACQRHLQHLPSGSRAGFFIGDGAGVGKGRTIAGLIWENWHHGRKKALWISVGSDLKFDARRDLDDMGAVVIEVHALNKLPYSKLDSKSVGIREGVVFSTYSSLIASSEKGRSRLQQLVQWCGSGFDGLVIFDECHKAKNLVPEAGSQPTRTGEAVLDIQARLPEARVVYCSATGASEPRNMGYMVRLGLWGTGTCFPDFQKFLGALDKGGVGALELVAMDMKARGMYVCRTLSYKGAEFEVVEAPLEAEMTEMYQKAAEFWAELRVELLSASAFLTNEKPTSSQVWRLYWSSHQRFFRHMCMSAKVPATVRLAKQALVENKCVVIGLQSTGEARTEEAVTKYGLELDDFISGPRELLLKFVEENYPVPEKPEPLPVPEEESVKELQRKRHSATPGVSIKGRVRKVAKWDPATDDESDLESDSDSEHDSNESDDEFQICEICTTEEERKKLLQCSCCGQLVHPTCLVPPISDLVSEDWSCHSCKEKTEEFLQARYAYVAELTKRYEAALERKTKILDIIRSLDLPNNPLDDIIDQLGGPDRVAEMTGRRGMFVRASSGKGVTYQARNTKDVTLEMVNMHEKQLFMDGKKLVAIISEAGSAGVSLQADRRAENQKRRVHITLELPWSADRAIQQFGRTHRSNQASAPEYRLMFSNLGGERRFASIVAKRLETLGALTQGDRRAGLTLSAYNYDSAYGKKALMVMYRGIMEQDALPVVPPGCSSEEPDTIQDFITRAKAALMSVGIVRDTLFGNGNGKLSGRIIDSDMHDVGRFLNRLLGLPPDIQNRLFELFVSILDLLIQNARIEGNLDSGIVDLRANIIELQGTPKTVHVDQMSGASTVLFTFTLDRGITWESASTMLKEKQEDGLGSANDGFYESKREWLGRRHFSLAFESTTSGMFKIVRPAVGESLREMPLAELKNKYRKVLSLEKACSGWEDEYEISSKQCMHGPNCKLGGFCTVGRRLQEVNVLGGLILPVWGTIEKALSKQARQSHKRLRVVRIETTTDSQRIVGLLVPNAAVESVLQDLAWVQEIDDQDEVGP, from the exons ATGACGCAGCAGCCATCGGTGCCACCGCTATCGCTGCCTCCTCCATCACCGGTAGCGCAAGGGGTGCAGGTGCGCTGCGCCGGCTGCCGGATGATCCTGACTGTGGGACCGGGGTTGACGGAGTTTGTCTGCCCGACTTGCCAATTGCCGCAGATGCTCCCGCCGGAGCTGATGAATAGGGTCCATCAGCACCACCTGGACAACCATCAGCAACCGCAGCCGCCAAGTAAGGCGCCTCCTCCGCAAGCGCACGGGATCGATCCGACGAAGATGCAGCTGCCATGCGCCAATTGCAAGGCAATCCTCAATGTACCCCATGGTTTGGCCAGGTTCAATTGCCCGcagtgcaatgttgaacttgcCGTCGACTTGTCGAAGATTAAACAAATGTTTCCTCCTAGGCCTCCTATCGAGGAAGTGAACGAG GTTGCCATTGAAGTGGAGCGAGAGGAAGATGAGGGTGGCATGGCGGGAGAAACGTTTATGGACTAT CGCCCTCCGAAATTATCTATCGGACCCTCTCATCCAGATCCTGTTGTGGAGACATCTTCCCTATCAGCAGTGCAGCCACCTGAGCCTACTTATGATCTGAAAATTAGAGATGATTTGGAAAGCTCAAATGCTTTGTCATGTTTGCAGATTGAGACGTTGGTGTACGCCTGTCAG AGGCACCTCCAGCACCTTCCAAGTGGCTCTAGGGCAGGATTTTTTATTGGGGATGGAGCTGGTGTGGGTAAAGGTCGAACCATAGCAGGTCTAATTTGGGAAAATTGGCACCATGGAAGGAAAAAAGCATT GTGGATTTCTGTTGGTTCAGACTTGAAGTTTGATGCTAGAAGAGATTTGGATGATATGGGGGCTGTGGTTATAGAAG TGCATGCTTTGAACAAGCTGCCTTATTCTAAGCTTGACTCAAAGTCTGTTGGGATCAGGGAGGGAGTAGTGTTTTCAACATACAGCAGCCTCATTGCATCTTCAGAGAAAGGTCGTTCTCGTCTGCAGCAACTTGTGCAATGGTGTGGATCAGGATTTGATGGTCTTGTCATATTTGATGAG TGCCACAAAGCCAAAAATTTGGTGCCTGAAGCCGGAAGTCAGCCAACACGAACAGGTGAAGCAGTTCTTGATATTCAG GCTCGCCTTCCTGAAGCACGTGTTGTTTATTGCTCTGCCACTGGTGCTTCGGAACCACGCAACATGGGTTATATGGTCAGGCTTGGTCTCTGGGGAACTGGAACATGTTTTCCTGATTTCCAGAAATTTTTAG GTGCTCTTGATAAAGGAGGTGTTGGAGCACTGGAACTTGTTGCAATGGACATGAAAGCAAG GGGCATGTATGTTTGCCGCACCCTTAGTTACAAAGGGGCAGAGTTCGAAGTTGTTGAAGCACCATTAGAGGCTGAAATGACG GAAATGTACCAAAAAGCAGCAGAATTTTGGGCAGAGTTACGAGTGGAATTGCTTTCAGCCAGTGCTTTTCTTACCAATGAGAAACCTACTTCTAGTCAAGTGTGGAGATTGTATTGGTCAAGCCATCAG CGCTTCTTTAGACACATGTGTATGTCAGCTAAGGTGCCGGCTACTGTAAGACTAGCTAAGCAAGCATTGGTGGAAAACAAATGTGTGGTCATTGGCCTTCAGAGCACTGGAGAGGCTCGAACTGAAGAAGCTGTGACAAAATAT GGTCTTGAACTTGATGATTTTATTTCGGGACCTCGAGAACTATTGCTGAAATTTGTGGAAGAAAATTATCCCGTGCCTGAAAAGCCTGAGCCTCTCCCAGTCCCAG AAGAAGAGAGTGTAAAGGAGCTTCAGCGAAAGAGGCACTCTGCAACTCCTGGTGTATCAATAAAAGGAAGAGTAAGAAAAGTTGCAAAATGGGATCCTGCAACTGATGACGAAAGTGATTTAGAATCTGATT CTGATTCTGAGCATGATTCTAACGAGTCTGATGATGAGTTTCAAATTTGTGAGATTTGCACTACTGAGGAG GAACGAAAGAAATTGCTCCAATGTTCATGTTGTGGCCAACTGGTCCATCCTACATGTTTGGTACCACCTATTAGTGATCTTGTTTCTGAAGATTGGTCATGCCACTCATGCAAAGAAAAAACGGAGGAATTTCTTCAAGCAAGATATGCCTATGTGGCAGAACTTACGAAGAG GTATGAAGCGGCTTTGGAGCGTAAGACAAAAATTTTAGATATTATTCGTTCTTTGGATCTTCCAAACAATCCTTTGGATGATATTATTGATCAG CTCGGAGGCCCTGATAGAGTTGCAGAAATGACTGGTAGGCGAGGCATGTTTGTAAGGGCCTCTAGTGGAAAAGGTGTAACTTATCAAGCACGAAACAC AAAGGATGTGACGTTGGAAATGGTCAACATGCACGAGAAGCAGCTATTTATGGATGGAAAGAAGTTGGTTGCTATAATTTCTGAAGCTGGATCAGCCGGTGTTTCTTTGCAGGCTGATAGAAGAGCGGAAAATCAG AAACGAAGGGTTCATATAACGCTAGAACTCCCCTGGAGTGCTGACCGAGCAATTCAACAGTTTGGAAGAACTCATCGGTCAAATCAAGCTTCTGCTCCCGAATATAG GCTAATGTTCTCTAATCTTGGTGGAGAACGCAGATTTGCATCTATTGTTGCTAAGAGATTGGAAACCCTTGGAGCCTTAACGCAGGGAGATCGCAg GGCAGGACTAACTTTGAGTGCTTATAATTATGATAGTGCTTATGGAAAGAAGGCCTTGATGGTGATGTATAGAGGAATCATGGAGCAG GATGCTCTGCCAGTTGTACCTCCTGGATGTTCATCTGAGGAACCTGATACAATTCAAGATTTTATCACAAGGGCAAAGGCAGCTCTAATGTCTGTTGGAATCGTCAGGGATACACTTTTTG GTAATGGAAATGGTAAGTTATCTGGCCGTATAATTGACTCGGACATGCATGATGTTGGTCGTTTCCTCAATCGGCTCTTAGGTCTGCCACCTGACATTCAGAACAG GCTGTTTGAGCTTTTTGTCAGCATTTTGGATCTTCTTATTCAGAATGCACGGATTGAAGGAAATCTTGACTCAGGGATTGTTGATTTGAGAGCTAATATTATTGAACTGCAAGGAACTCCAAAG ACTGTCCATGTTGATCAAATGTCTGGGGCATCGACAGTGTTGTTTACTTTTACTTTGGATCGTGGGATTACATGGGAG TCTGCGAGTACCATGCTCAAAGAGAAGCAAGAAGATGGGCTTGGCTCAGCGAATGATGGATTCTATGAATCTAAGAGGGAATGGTTGGGGAGACGCCACTTCAGTTTAGCATTTGAGAG TACTACATCAGGAATGTTTAAGATCGTCCGCCCTGCTGTTGGGGAATCACTAAG GGAAATGCCTTTGGCAGagctaaaaaataaatacagaaAAGTATTATCTTTAGAGAAGGCGTGCAGTGGATGGGAAGATGAGTACGAAATCTCATCCAAACAG TGCATGCATGGCCCCAATTGTAAACTTGGCGGCTTTTGTACTGTTGGCCGAAGACTGCAGGAAGTAAATGTTTTGGGTGGCCTCATTCTTCCTGTTTGGGGAACTATTGAGAAGGCTCTTTCAAAGCAG GCTCGCCAGAGCCATAAGCGGCTTCGGGTTGTGCGAATAGAGACTACCACCGATAGCCAGCGAATTGTTGGGTTGTTGGTGCCCAATGCAGCAGTTGAATCAGTTCTTCaag ATTTGGCATGGGTTCAAGAAATTGATGATCAAGACGAAGTAGGGCCTTAG